A stretch of the Medicago truncatula cultivar Jemalong A17 chromosome 5, MtrunA17r5.0-ANR, whole genome shotgun sequence genome encodes the following:
- the LOC11432013 gene encoding EH domain-containing protein 1, with the protein MEFDPIPIGSCSKDHQNIYQQWFNHADSDGDGRITGNDATKFFAMSNLSRQHLKQVWAIADSKRQGYLGFQEFIIAMQLVSLAQSGHPITHDLLNSDVDLKNLKPPILEGLDALLAKKKHKQSELDVNGSSQLQPSPSSSWFSSKSTKKVPLSSVTSIIDGLKRLYIQKLKPLEVTYRFNDFVSPLLTNSDFDAKPMVMLLGQYSTGKTTFIKHLLKCSYPGAHIGPEPTTDRFVVVMSGPDERSIPGNTVAVQADMPFSGLTTFGTAFLSKFECSQMPHPLLEHITFVDSPGVLSGEKQRTQRAYDFTGVTSWFAAKCDLILLLFDPHKLDISDEFNRVISSLRGHDDKIRVVLNKADQVDTQQLMRVYGALMWSLGKVLNTPEVTRVYIGSFNDKPVNDAVSGPIGKELFEKEQEDLLSDLKDIPKAACDRRINEFVKRARAAKIHAYIISHLKKEMPAMMGKAKAQQKLIDNLAGEFGKVQREFHLPPGDFPNVEHFRESLSGYNIDKFEKLKPKMLQVVDDMLAYDIPNLLKNFKNPYD; encoded by the exons ATGGAGTTCGATCCGATCCCAATCGGTTCGTGCTCCAAAGATCACCAAAACATTTATCAACAATGGTTCAATCACGCTGATTCAG ATGGTGATGGTCGCATAACGGGAAATGATGCCACAAAGTTTTTCGCCATGTCTAATTTGTCTCGTCAACATCTTAAACAG GTGTGGGCTATTGCAGATTCAAAGCGACAAGGTTATCTAGGTTTCCAAGAGTTTATCATTGCTATGCAG CTAGTTTCTTTGGCACAATCTGGGCACCCAATAACACATGATCTGCTGAATAGTGATG TTGATTTGAAAAATCTGAAACCTCCCATATTGGAAGGTTTGGATGCATTACTAGCT aaaaaaaagcataaacaaagcGAACTGGATGTAAATG GTAGTTCTCAATTACAGCCATCACCATCAAGTAGTTGGTTTTCTTCGAAGTCCACAAAAAAG GTGCCACTTTCCTCCGTGACATCAATAATTGATGGCTTGAAGAGACTCTACATTCAGAAGTTGAAGCCTTTAGAAGTTACTTACCGCTTTAATGATTTTGTCTCCCCATTATTG ACAAATAGTGATTTTGATGCCAAACCTATGGTTATGCTTTTGGGTCAATACTCAactggtaaaacaacatttatcaAACATCTGCTTAAATGTAGCTATCCAG GTGCACATATTGGACCTGAGCCTACAACTGATAGGTTTGTTGTTGTCATG TCTGGACCTGACGAGAGAAGCATTCCTGGAAATACTGTTGCTGTCCAAGCAGACATGCCGTTTAGTGGACTTACAACTTTTGGCAcagcttttttgtcaaaatttgaGTGTTCACAAATGCCTCATCCT CTACTGGAGCACATTACATTTGTGGACAGTCCTGGAGTTTTATCTGGAGAAAAACAACGAACACAACGAGCATATGATTTTACGGGTGTAACATCATGGTTTGCTGCTAAGTGTGATTTGATACTCCTACTGTTTGATCCTCACAAGCTTGATATTAGCGATGAGTTCAATCGCGTGATATCATCCTTACGGGGACATGATGACAAAATTCGAGTGGTTTTGAACAAGGCAGATCAAGTTGATACTCAGCAA CTGATGAGGGTTTATGGAGCCTTAATGTGGTCACTCGGGAAGGTACTGAACACACCTGAAGTCACTCGTGTGTATATTGG CTCCTTTAACGACAAGCCTGTAAATGATGCTGTCAGTGGTCCAATTGGAAAGGAACTGTTTGAAAAAGAACAGGAAGACCTTCTTTCAGATCTTAAAGATATACCAAAGGCGGCTTGTGATCGAAGA ATCAATGAATTTGTAAAACGAGCCCGGGCAGCCAAGATACATGCTTACATTATCAGTCATCTTAAAAAGGAGATGCCTGCAATGATGGGAAAAGCTAAAGCTCAGCAAAAACTAATTGATAATTTGGCAGGTGAATTTGGAAAG GTACAAAGGGAGTTCCATTTACCTCCTGGTGACTTTCCAAATGTTGAGCATTTCAGAGAGAGCTTGAGTGGTTACAACATTGACAAGTTTGAGAAATTGAAGCCGAAAATGTTACAAGTAGTTGATGACATGCTTGCCTATGACATTCCTAACCTCTTAAAGAATTTTAAGAATCCCTATGATTAA